In Syntrophotaleaceae bacterium, a genomic segment contains:
- a CDS encoding metallophosphoesterase family protein — MDKFIIGVISDTHGLLRPEALESLKEADLIVHAGDVGKPQVLECLRSLAPVVAVRGNTDHGEWARNLPWFEAFECAKTSIYVLHDLNDLDLDPAAGGFASVISGHSHRPDISWRDGVLLLNPGSAGPRRFKLPVSVALIQVQDGKLTPRLIELNVGDQ; from the coding sequence ATGGATAAATTTATCATCGGCGTCATATCGGATACTCACGGCCTGCTTCGTCCGGAAGCTCTGGAATCCTTGAAAGAGGCCGATCTGATCGTGCATGCCGGGGATGTCGGCAAACCCCAGGTTCTGGAATGTCTGCGAAGCCTCGCGCCGGTGGTGGCCGTGCGGGGGAACACCGATCACGGGGAATGGGCCCGGAATCTCCCATGGTTTGAAGCCTTTGAATGTGCAAAAACCTCGATCTACGTCCTTCACGACCTCAACGATCTGGATCTTGATCCTGCCGCCGGGGGTTTCGCCTCAGTCATCAGCGGGCATTCCCACCGTCCAGACATCAGTTGGAGAGATGGTGTTCTGCTGCTCAATCCCGGCAGTGCCGGCCCCCGAAGATTCAAGCTGCCGGTCAGCGTGGCTTTGATTCAGGTGCAGGACGGAAAGCTCACGCCTCGGCTGATCGAGTTGAACGTCGGAGATCAGTGA
- a CDS encoding response regulator: MQSPHIMIVDDTPENLHLLTNLLRKAEFRVSAFPQGAMALRAAGQRPPDLILMDICMPGMDGYELCSRFKADTSLREIPIIFISALDDSIDKTRAFQAGGVDYITKPFQIEEVQARVNTHLLLRRAQQRLKDANLSLEQQVADQLQEINRSQLAMIFALAKLSHMRDDDTGLHLERVQGLCRLLARALAKRPGFEDIISDDFITIIYHASPLHDVGKVGIADSILLKQDRLTAEEFAIMKTHTVLGAATLETVFAEYPGNAFLRVGIDIAKYHHERWDGSGYPCGLKGEDIPLSARIMALVDVYEALRARRPYKEPLPHTEAKRIILESCGTSFDPEVVEAFCTVDQEFENLYLNT; the protein is encoded by the coding sequence ATGCAATCTCCCCATATCATGATCGTGGACGACACCCCGGAGAACCTGCATCTGCTGACCAATCTGCTGCGCAAAGCTGAATTTCGGGTCAGCGCCTTCCCCCAGGGGGCGATGGCCCTGAGAGCCGCCGGCCAGCGGCCACCCGACCTGATCCTGATGGACATCTGTATGCCGGGTATGGACGGCTATGAGCTCTGCTCCCGCTTCAAGGCCGACACAAGCCTGCGCGAAATCCCCATCATCTTCATCAGCGCCCTCGACGACAGCATCGACAAGACCCGGGCGTTTCAGGCCGGCGGAGTCGATTACATCACCAAACCGTTTCAGATCGAGGAGGTTCAGGCCCGGGTCAACACTCACCTGCTTCTGCGCCGGGCCCAGCAGCGGTTGAAGGATGCCAATCTGTCCCTCGAACAGCAGGTCGCCGACCAGTTGCAGGAGATCAACCGCTCCCAGCTGGCCATGATCTTCGCCCTTGCCAAGCTGTCCCACATGCGCGACGACGACACCGGGCTGCATCTGGAACGGGTCCAGGGATTGTGCCGGCTGCTGGCCCGGGCGCTGGCAAAGCGGCCGGGGTTCGAGGACATCATTTCCGACGACTTCATCACCATCATCTACCACGCCAGCCCGCTGCACGATGTAGGAAAAGTCGGGATCGCCGACAGCATCCTGCTCAAACAGGACAGGTTGACCGCCGAGGAATTTGCAATCATGAAGACCCATACAGTCCTCGGGGCAGCAACTCTGGAAACGGTCTTTGCCGAATATCCCGGCAACGCCTTTCTTAGAGTGGGCATCGACATCGCCAAATATCATCATGAACGCTGGGACGGCAGCGGCTATCCCTGCGGGCTCAAGGGGGAGGACATTCCCCTGAGCGCCCGCATCATGGCCCTGGTGGATGTCTACGAAGCACTGCGGGCCAGACGCCCCTACAAGGAACCCCTTCCCCATACCGAAGCGAAACGGATCATCCTCGAAAGCTGCGGAACCAGCTTCGATCCGGAAGTGGTTGAGGCTTTCTGCACCGTCGACCAGGAGTTTGAAAACCTTTATCTGAACACCTGA
- the uvrA gene encoding excinuclease ABC subunit UvrA, whose protein sequence is MDKKENILIRGARQNNLKNLDLDLPLGELIVVTGVSGSGKSSLAFDTIYAEGQRRYVETFSPYARQFLDRMDKPQVDRIEGIPPAIAIDQTNPVRTSRSTVGTMTELNDHLKLLFARAARLYCGGCGREVRRDTPDGIFGQLLSRAVGEPRALITFPVAVPHNFSVQEVKDLLAGQGYTRIHAEHRSNLEVIQDRVRLAADKRDRIVESLEAGLKAGHGRVDVRAVAEDGTVGEPWRFSADLHCPDCDLHYADPVPNLFSFNSPIGACETCRGFGQVIGVDYGLVIPDEGKTLAEGAIKPWQTESYRECQDDLLRFAKKRGVPVDVPWRKLTQEQRRWVIEGEGSWEDGLWYGAQRFFGWLETKSYKMHIRVLLSRYRAYNPCPACEGARLKPEALLWRIGTGSEGTGSERCPSPGLLTIHDVMLLPIDRCLEFFDRLQLPKPLDEATDLLLGEIRSRLRYLTEVGLGYLTLDRQSRTLSGGEVQRINLTTALGTSLVGTLFVLDEPSIGLHPRDMERVAGVLQRLRDAGNSLLVVEHDPQIMLAADRILDIGPGPGTRGGEIVFFGTPAELRQSRTSETAHYLTGRKRVLARPLSAAPEPAAPHLEIRGAAAHNLKGIDVRLPLNRLVVLTGVSGSGKSTLVKQVLYPGLCKIKGKPVETPGTFREILGHEHFADVVLVDQTPIGRTTRSNPASYVGAFDAIRKLFAAEPLAKDRGYTLGTFSFNSGTGRCPSCGGNGFEHVEMQFLSDVYLRCAECDGRRYRSEILEVKRHPPGGGPARSIAEVLELTVAEAAAFFAHAPEVLRGLEPLMAVGLDYLKLGQPVPTLSGGEAQRLKLAGHLAKKPLPGAERRSRGRKDGPGSRKAVPGPGSRVQGHKNPTTLFLFDEPTTGLHFSDIARLLEAFRMLLADGHSLLVIEHNLDVIGAADWIVDLGPEGGEAGGEVVCTGTPAEIVENPHSHTGTALKIYRQALQNESAALVPVPNPAPPDAIPAPEAIRIVHAREHNLRNIDLAIPRGRFTVITGISGSGKSTVAFDILFAEGQRRYLESLNAYARQFVQPASRPDVDAVYGIPPTVAIEQRTSRGGRKSTVATMTEIYHFLRLLFVKLGTPYCPECDIPIEPQTPEMILARTFQEFQGTPIVILAPLVTARKGYYTDLAKWAAGKGFPHLLVDGQFLPTDDWPRLDRFREHDIALPVGELTVTPEAETELRELLSRALDYGKGMVQILPAATEADAPVKKSFRRPTKGAFKEKALGRSAAIFSTRRSCPGCGRSFEEPDPRLFSFNSRHGWCDHCYGTGLVLPGFDEAQSGEEIWWNEWWEGAEQTCPSCSGQRLRPEALAVRFQGRSIADLTAWPVSVAEEFFQQLPLEGRGAEIARDILAELRGRLEFLREVGLSYLTLDRAAPTLSGGEAQRIRLASQLGSNLRGVCYILDEPTIGLHPRDNRMLLDTLKKLEGKGNTVVVVEHDEETIRRAEHVVDLGPGAGVNGGRVVAAGSVEDIMNHPESLTGRYLARPLQHPLEGSRPKPPGPDAPRLAIIGASLHNLKDLSVSIPVERLVCVTGVSGSGKSTLVRSVLHENLRLLLASARTKGGEDNPPLRGCSAIQGWERIGRVLEVDQTPIGKTPRSCPATYVGFWDDIRRLFAGTAEARMRGYGPSRFSFNVKEGRCPECEGQGLKKIEMSFLPDVKVVCETCGGARFTPETLTVHYKGKNVGEVLSLSVDEAVNHFAAHPKIHHALQLLQDVGLGYLTLGQPSPTLSGGEAQRIKLVTELAKTGKASKAAPGRSVRGPQSTLYLLDEPTIGLHMADVEKLIRVLHRLRNAGNTVVVIEHNLDIIAEADWVIDLGPEGGDGGGQVVAQGTPEDLARQGELSHTARILREFLAETGRGS, encoded by the coding sequence ATGGACAAGAAAGAAAACATCCTCATCCGCGGCGCCCGGCAGAACAACCTGAAAAACCTCGACCTCGATCTGCCCCTGGGCGAGTTGATCGTCGTCACCGGGGTCAGCGGCTCCGGCAAATCCTCCCTGGCCTTCGACACCATCTATGCTGAAGGGCAGCGCCGCTACGTGGAAACCTTTTCCCCTTACGCGCGGCAGTTTCTCGACCGCATGGACAAACCCCAGGTTGACCGCATCGAGGGGATCCCTCCCGCCATTGCCATCGACCAGACCAACCCGGTACGCACCTCGCGCTCTACCGTGGGGACGATGACGGAGCTCAACGACCACCTCAAGCTCCTCTTCGCCCGGGCGGCCCGGCTCTACTGCGGGGGGTGCGGCCGGGAGGTCAGGCGCGACACCCCTGACGGCATCTTCGGACAGCTTCTGAGCCGGGCGGTCGGCGAACCCCGGGCGCTGATCACCTTTCCCGTCGCCGTGCCGCATAACTTCTCGGTTCAGGAGGTAAAGGACCTGCTGGCCGGCCAAGGCTACACCCGCATCCATGCGGAGCACCGATCAAATCTCGAAGTGATCCAAGATCGCGTCCGTCTCGCCGCCGACAAGCGGGACCGCATCGTCGAGAGCCTGGAAGCGGGACTTAAGGCGGGGCACGGGCGGGTCGATGTGCGTGCGGTCGCGGAGGACGGCACGGTTGGCGAGCCGTGGCGCTTCTCCGCCGACCTGCACTGCCCCGACTGCGACCTCCACTATGCCGATCCGGTACCGAACCTCTTCTCCTTCAACTCCCCTATCGGCGCCTGCGAAACCTGCCGCGGCTTCGGCCAGGTCATCGGCGTCGATTACGGCCTGGTGATACCGGACGAAGGGAAAACCCTGGCGGAAGGGGCGATCAAACCGTGGCAGACCGAAAGTTATCGCGAGTGCCAGGACGACCTGCTGCGCTTCGCGAAAAAACGGGGTGTTCCGGTGGACGTCCCCTGGCGAAAGCTGACCCAGGAACAGCGCCGCTGGGTGATCGAGGGGGAAGGGAGCTGGGAGGACGGACTCTGGTACGGCGCACAGCGCTTCTTCGGCTGGCTGGAGACGAAGAGCTACAAAATGCACATCCGCGTCCTCCTCTCCCGCTACCGGGCCTACAACCCCTGCCCGGCTTGCGAAGGAGCGCGCCTCAAACCAGAAGCCCTCCTCTGGCGGATCGGGACAGGCTCCGAGGGGACTGGCTCCGAAAGGTGCCCCTCCCCTGGCTTGCTCACCATCCACGACGTCATGCTGCTCCCCATCGACCGCTGCCTGGAGTTCTTCGATCGCCTGCAGCTGCCGAAACCGCTGGACGAGGCCACCGACCTGCTGCTCGGCGAGATCCGCTCCCGCCTGCGCTACCTGACGGAGGTCGGTCTCGGCTATCTCACCCTGGACCGCCAGTCCCGCACTCTGTCCGGCGGCGAGGTGCAGCGGATCAATCTGACCACCGCCCTCGGCACCAGCCTGGTCGGCACCCTCTTCGTCCTCGACGAGCCGAGCATTGGCCTGCATCCGCGGGACATGGAACGGGTGGCCGGAGTTTTACAGAGGCTGCGGGATGCGGGCAATTCGCTGCTGGTGGTCGAACACGACCCCCAGATCATGCTCGCCGCCGACCGCATCCTCGACATCGGTCCCGGACCGGGGACACGGGGAGGTGAAATTGTCTTTTTCGGCACTCCCGCCGAGCTGCGCCAATCCCGGACCTCCGAAACCGCGCACTACCTGACCGGCCGCAAAAGGGTCCTTGCCCGGCCCCTCTCCGCGGCGCCGGAACCGGCCGCTCCCCACCTGGAGATACGCGGCGCGGCCGCCCACAACCTGAAGGGGATCGACGTCCGCCTGCCCCTCAACCGGCTGGTGGTCCTCACCGGCGTCAGCGGCTCGGGCAAATCGACCCTGGTGAAACAGGTCCTCTATCCCGGCCTGTGCAAAATCAAGGGGAAACCGGTGGAAACACCCGGCACATTCAGGGAGATTCTCGGCCATGAGCATTTCGCCGATGTCGTTCTGGTGGATCAGACCCCCATCGGCCGCACCACCCGGTCCAATCCCGCCAGTTACGTCGGGGCCTTCGACGCCATCCGCAAGCTGTTTGCCGCCGAACCCCTGGCGAAGGACCGGGGCTATACCCTCGGCACCTTCAGCTTCAACTCGGGAACCGGGCGCTGCCCCTCCTGCGGCGGCAACGGCTTCGAGCACGTGGAGATGCAGTTTCTCTCCGACGTCTACCTGCGCTGTGCGGAGTGCGACGGCCGGCGCTACCGGTCGGAGATCCTCGAGGTGAAACGCCATCCGCCCGGCGGCGGTCCCGCCCGCTCCATCGCCGAGGTGCTGGAGCTGACCGTGGCCGAGGCCGCGGCTTTCTTCGCCCATGCCCCGGAAGTCCTGCGCGGGCTCGAGCCGCTGATGGCGGTGGGTCTGGACTATCTCAAGCTCGGCCAGCCGGTCCCTACCCTGTCCGGTGGCGAGGCCCAGCGGCTCAAGCTGGCCGGGCATTTGGCCAAAAAACCGCTCCCGGGTGCGGAAAGGCGGTCTCGAGGCCGGAAAGACGGTCCAGGGTCCCGGAAAGCGGTCCCGGGTCCCGGGTCCCGAGTCCAAGGTCATAAAAATCCCACAACCTTGTTCCTGTTCGATGAGCCGACGACGGGGCTGCATTTCTCCGACATCGCCCGGCTCCTCGAAGCTTTCCGCATGCTGCTGGCCGACGGACATTCGCTGCTGGTGATCGAGCACAACCTGGACGTGATCGGGGCGGCCGACTGGATCGTCGACCTGGGTCCGGAAGGGGGGGAGGCAGGCGGGGAAGTGGTCTGCACCGGCACTCCCGCCGAGATCGTGGAGAATCCGCACAGCCATACTGGCACGGCCCTGAAGATTTACCGTCAGGCTCTGCAAAACGAATCGGCAGCCTTGGTTCCCGTTCCCAATCCCGCGCCGCCCGACGCGATTCCCGCGCCAGAAGCGATCCGCATCGTCCATGCCCGCGAGCACAACCTGCGCAATATCGATCTCGCCATCCCCCGCGGGCGGTTCACCGTCATTACCGGGATCAGCGGCAGCGGCAAAAGTACGGTAGCCTTCGACATCCTCTTCGCCGAAGGGCAGCGCCGCTACCTGGAATCGCTTAACGCCTACGCCCGCCAGTTCGTGCAGCCCGCCTCCCGCCCCGACGTGGATGCGGTTTACGGCATCCCGCCCACCGTGGCCATCGAACAGCGTACCAGCCGTGGCGGCCGCAAGAGCACCGTGGCGACCATGACCGAAATCTACCATTTCCTGCGCCTGCTCTTCGTCAAGCTCGGCACCCCGTACTGCCCCGAATGCGACATCCCCATCGAGCCGCAGACCCCGGAGATGATCCTGGCCCGGACTTTTCAGGAATTTCAGGGAACGCCGATCGTCATCCTCGCCCCCCTGGTCACCGCCCGCAAGGGATACTACACCGACCTCGCCAAATGGGCGGCCGGCAAGGGATTTCCCCATCTGCTGGTGGACGGTCAGTTCCTCCCCACCGACGACTGGCCCCGTCTCGACCGCTTTCGGGAACATGACATCGCGCTGCCTGTAGGGGAATTGACCGTGACGCCCGAGGCCGAAACCGAACTGCGGGAATTGCTGTCCCGCGCCCTGGACTACGGCAAGGGAATGGTACAGATTCTCCCTGCCGCCACGGAAGCCGATGCGCCGGTGAAAAAAAGTTTCCGACGCCCTACGAAAGGTGCCTTCAAGGAAAAGGCTTTGGGCCGGTCCGCGGCGATCTTCTCCACCCGGCGCTCCTGTCCGGGCTGCGGCCGCAGCTTCGAAGAGCCCGATCCGCGCCTCTTCTCCTTCAATTCCCGTCACGGCTGGTGCGACCACTGCTACGGCACGGGACTGGTTCTGCCCGGTTTCGATGAGGCGCAATCCGGAGAAGAGATCTGGTGGAACGAATGGTGGGAGGGCGCCGAGCAGACCTGCCCGAGTTGTAGCGGTCAGAGGTTGCGGCCGGAAGCTCTGGCCGTCCGTTTCCAGGGGCGTTCCATCGCCGATCTCACCGCCTGGCCGGTGTCGGTCGCCGAGGAGTTCTTCCAGCAGCTTCCGCTCGAGGGCCGCGGTGCCGAAATCGCCCGCGACATCCTCGCCGAACTGCGGGGCCGGCTCGAGTTTCTGCGTGAGGTCGGCCTCTCCTACCTGACTCTCGACCGGGCGGCGCCGACTCTTTCCGGGGGAGAGGCCCAGCGGATCCGCCTCGCCTCCCAGCTCGGCTCCAATCTGCGCGGCGTCTGCTACATCCTCGACGAACCGACCATCGGACTCCATCCGCGGGACAACCGGATGCTGCTCGATACCCTGAAGAAGCTGGAGGGAAAGGGGAATACTGTCGTGGTGGTCGAACACGACGAGGAGACGATCCGCCGCGCCGAGCACGTGGTGGATCTGGGCCCCGGCGCCGGGGTCAACGGCGGCCGGGTGGTGGCGGCCGGCTCCGTCGAGGACATCATGAACCATCCGGAATCGCTGACCGGCCGTTATCTCGCCCGCCCCCTGCAACATCCCCTGGAAGGGAGCCGGCCTAAGCCGCCCGGCCCGGATGCCCCCCGCCTGGCAATCATCGGCGCCAGCCTGCACAACCTCAAGGATCTGAGCGTCTCGATCCCTGTCGAGCGGCTGGTCTGCGTCACCGGCGTCTCCGGCAGCGGCAAGAGCACTCTCGTCCGCTCGGTGCTTCACGAAAATCTGCGGTTGCTTCTTGCATCCGCCCGAACGAAAGGAGGGGAGGACAACCCGCCCCTGCGCGGCTGTTCCGCTATTCAGGGTTGGGAGCGGATCGGCCGGGTCCTGGAAGTCGATCAGACCCCGATCGGCAAAACCCCCCGCTCCTGCCCCGCCACTTATGTCGGTTTCTGGGATGACATCCGGCGCCTCTTTGCCGGTACCGCCGAAGCACGGATGCGCGGCTACGGGCCGAGCCGGTTTTCCTTCAACGTGAAGGAAGGGCGCTGCCCCGAGTGCGAGGGGCAGGGGCTGAAAAAGATCGAGATGAGTTTTCTTCCCGACGTCAAGGTCGTCTGCGAGACCTGCGGCGGTGCCCGCTTCACCCCCGAAACCCTGACAGTGCATTACAAAGGGAAAAACGTCGGCGAGGTGCTTTCCCTCAGTGTGGACGAGGCCGTAAATCACTTTGCCGCCCATCCGAAGATTCACCACGCCCTGCAACTGCTGCAGGACGTCGGGCTCGGCTATCTGACCCTGGGGCAACCGAGCCCCACCCTGTCCGGCGGGGAGGCCCAGCGGATCAAACTCGTCACCGAACTGGCAAAAACCGGCAAGGCATCGAAGGCCGCACCGGGGCGCTCTGTCCGAGGGCCCCAATCGACCCTCTATCTGCTCGACGAGCCCACCATCGGTCTGCACATGGCCGACGTGGAAAAGCTCATCCGCGTTCTGCACCGTCTGCGCAATGCCGGAAATACGGTGGTGGTCATCGAGCACAACCTCGACATCATCGCAGAAGCCGACTGGGTGATCGATCTGGGACCGGAGGGGGGGGATGGCGGCGGCCAGGTGGTGGCCCAGGGGACCCCCGAAGACCTGGCCCGGCAGGGGGAGTTATCCCACACCGCCCGCATTCTCCGGGAGTTTCTGGCGGAGACAGGGAGAGGAAGCTGA
- the cydD gene encoding thiol reductant ABC exporter subunit CydD, whose amino-acid sequence MATLSAIDLIASLSPRSRRWVFLSTLFGGIAGFCIILQAWLVASVIHQAVIRGIQREAMLPFFAALLCVIILRSVLVWGRELCSQRASTLMRQTVRQHLLQQLNQLGPTAVRKKQVAPLVCTLLERVEALHGYVAHYQPQIKLALLVPLMIVLVVFSISWMVGLTFALTAPLIPLFMVMIGRGADKLSQKNFQQLSRMSAHFLDTLQGLPTLKLFGRSAGEADRIGSTSENYRKGTMAVLRVAFLSSAALEFFTSMAIALTAVFLGMTFLQHLDFGFYGRGLTLQTGLFVLLLAPEFYQPLRELGVHYHARAEALGAAEEIRHILAQAKPLDEKGRQADLRPGSIDLELQQVSFTYEQGRPALNNLCLSVKPGEWIAVVGASGSGKSTLLQLLLQFLPLQEGQILINGKELSDWSPSGWRELVAWVPQRPTLFFGSIRENISMGNPHLDEHQIENAAKAARVIDFSADFPLGLDTPVGEQGKLLSGGQARRLALARAFAKKAPLLLLDEPTAGLDVRNERLVMESLRELAEGRTVIMLTHRLDTARAADRIVVMAEGAIVEDGDHGSLLARDGIYAGLVHSGIGVLP is encoded by the coding sequence TTGGCAACTTTATCGGCCATCGACCTGATTGCCTCCCTCAGCCCCCGCTCCCGGCGCTGGGTTTTTTTATCCACCCTGTTCGGAGGCATAGCCGGATTCTGTATCATCCTGCAGGCCTGGCTCGTGGCTTCCGTTATCCATCAGGCCGTTATCCGGGGGATCCAGCGGGAAGCCATGCTTCCGTTTTTTGCGGCCTTGCTGTGCGTCATCATCCTTCGCTCCGTGCTGGTGTGGGGACGGGAGCTGTGCAGCCAGCGGGCTTCGACCCTGATGAGACAGACGGTCCGTCAGCATCTTTTACAACAGCTGAACCAGCTGGGACCAACCGCCGTCCGCAAAAAACAGGTGGCACCGCTGGTCTGTACCCTTCTGGAAAGGGTTGAGGCCCTGCACGGCTATGTTGCCCATTATCAGCCTCAAATCAAACTGGCTCTGCTGGTTCCGCTGATGATCGTTCTGGTCGTTTTTTCCATCAGCTGGATGGTGGGCCTGACCTTCGCCCTGACCGCACCCCTCATCCCCCTGTTCATGGTCATGATCGGGCGGGGTGCCGACAAACTCAGTCAAAAAAATTTCCAGCAGCTTTCCCGGATGAGCGCCCATTTCCTCGATACCCTGCAGGGATTGCCCACCCTGAAACTGTTCGGGAGATCCGCCGGGGAGGCCGATCGAATCGGCTCAACGTCCGAAAATTACCGCAAGGGCACCATGGCGGTCCTGCGGGTCGCCTTTCTTTCATCGGCAGCACTGGAATTCTTCACGTCCATGGCGATTGCCCTGACGGCGGTTTTTTTGGGCATGACTTTTCTGCAGCATCTCGATTTCGGTTTTTACGGGCGAGGTCTGACCCTGCAGACCGGACTGTTTGTACTGCTGCTGGCACCGGAGTTCTATCAGCCTCTGCGGGAACTGGGCGTTCATTACCATGCCCGTGCTGAAGCCTTGGGTGCCGCCGAGGAGATTCGTCATATCCTGGCCCAGGCAAAACCCCTTGACGAAAAGGGAAGACAGGCCGACCTCCGTCCGGGCTCCATCGACCTCGAACTCCAACAGGTATCCTTCACCTACGAGCAGGGACGGCCCGCGCTGAACAATCTCTGCCTGTCCGTGAAACCGGGCGAATGGATTGCCGTGGTGGGTGCCAGCGGGTCCGGGAAAAGCACCCTGCTCCAGCTGCTGCTGCAATTCCTGCCCCTGCAGGAGGGGCAGATCCTGATCAACGGCAAGGAACTGAGCGACTGGTCACCTTCCGGCTGGAGGGAGCTGGTCGCCTGGGTGCCTCAACGGCCAACCCTGTTTTTCGGCAGCATAAGAGAGAATATCTCTATGGGGAACCCGCACCTGGATGAGCATCAGATCGAGAATGCGGCAAAGGCGGCCCGAGTCATCGACTTTTCCGCCGATTTTCCTCTCGGCCTCGATACTCCCGTCGGAGAGCAGGGAAAACTTCTTTCCGGGGGACAGGCACGGCGGTTGGCCCTGGCCCGCGCCTTTGCCAAAAAAGCGCCCCTCCTGCTGCTGGATGAACCGACCGCAGGCCTGGACGTCCGCAATGAGCGGCTGGTGATGGAGAGCCTGCGGGAACTGGCAGAGGGCAGAACCGTTATCATGCTGACCCATCGCCTGGACACGGCCCGCGCTGCCGACCGGATTGTGGTCATGGCCGAGGGAGCCATCGTCGAAGACGGTGACCATGGCTCCTTGCTGGCCCGTGACGGCATCTACGCGGGGTTGGTCCACAGCGGCATCGGGGTGCTGCCATGA
- a CDS encoding DUF2007 domain-containing protein — MQRVFSSQILALVENMKNILRIHGIESRITNQYLSAAVGEIPPIEAWPQLWVADEDFQPAIRIIEEAEKDHPESHEIVICPHCGVEVEGHFAECWNCGRKID, encoded by the coding sequence ATGCAAAGAGTTTTCAGCAGCCAGATTCTCGCCCTGGTTGAAAACATGAAGAATATACTGAGGATTCACGGCATCGAATCCAGAATTACCAATCAGTATCTGAGTGCCGCTGTCGGCGAGATTCCTCCCATTGAAGCCTGGCCGCAGTTATGGGTGGCGGATGAGGACTTTCAACCGGCAATAAGGATTATTGAAGAAGCTGAAAAGGATCATCCGGAGTCTCACGAGATCGTTATCTGCCCGCACTGCGGGGTGGAAGTCGAAGGACATTTCGCCGAGTGCTGGAATTGCGGTCGAAAAATCGATTGA